The proteins below come from a single Neospora caninum Liverpool complete genome, chromosome IX genomic window:
- a CDS encoding srs domain-containing protein gives MERRMSWSFRSGAPVIGLVAAVLFVSCSSGLWRSEAAGTLITPQCDKNEEMTTCTCGSEAKSKTGADGTGSGVTLSESSNGIAIQCPKGNFEFVPSEPTKVCTAAEQNDLQTCQDQSNSKTSPIQDFLAHFTDNNVPQWTKTEGAHRTTDDHSLAFPTENFPLVDKSFFVGCRQTSPDNGSAKQCVVNVSVKARTSAVKNGVLICAYGNESNESVPEVTLNSQNNSLTIQCGSEGQMEPTQESLTAYHCSGSNADECTIVNLTEVMPDFTSSWWTTDSNSANAPKLVIPEDGFPAQEETIVLGCNQKVTGTSKAPAGDQTAAAGLPTCTVKVTLGAQTSGSQASNVSFHRFFGLISVPLVLFATY, from the coding sequence ATGGAGCGTCGCATGTCCTGGTCATTCCGGTCAGGGGCACCAGTGATAGGGCTTGTGGCTGCGGTTCTGTTCGTCTCATGCTCGAGCGGCCTATGGAGGAGTGAAGCAGCCGGAACACTAATAACACCACAATGTGATAAAAATGAGGAGATGACCACTTGTACCTGCGGATCGGAGGCAAAATCAAAAACAGGAGCAGACGGAACGGGTAGCGGCGTAACTCTGTCTGAATCGAGCAACGGAATCGCCATTCAGTGTCCCAAAGGAAACTTCGAATTTGTGCCTTCCGAACCAACTAAGGTATGCACTGCAGCTGAACAAAACGATCTGCAAACGTGTCAAGACCAAAGCAACAGCAAGACTTCCCCCATCCAAGACTTCCTTGCCCACTTCACCGACAACAACGTACCACAGTGGACAAAGACCGAAGGAGCACACCGCACAACAGACGACCATTCTCTAGCGTTTCCCACAGAAAATTTCCCTCTTGTCGACAAAAGCTTCTTCGTCGGTTGCAGGCAAACAAGCCCAGACAACGGTAGCGCTAAACAGTGCGTGGTGAATGTAAGCGTCAAGGCCAGGACCTCGGCTGTGAAGAACGGTGTCCTCATTTGCGCGTACGGCAACGAGAGCAACGAGTCCGTTCCAGAAGTAACATTGAATTCCCAGAACAACTCGCTGACTATCCAATGTGGCAGTGAGGGGCAGATGGAGCCGACTCAGGAATCCTTGACAGCCTACCACTGCTCCGGCTCCAACGCAGATGAGTGCACGATCGTGAACCTTACTGAGGTCATGCCGGACTTCACATCGAGCTGGTGGACAACGGATTCGAACAGTGCTAACGCGCCTAAACTGGTGATTCCGGAAGACGGCTTTCCTGCCCAAGAGGAAACGATTGTGTTGGGTTGCAACCAAAAGGTCACCGGAACTTCGAAGGCTCCCGCCGGTGATCAAACCGCAGCTGCGGGGCTGCCGACCTGCACGGTGAAGGTGACGCTCGGTGCCCAGACCTCCGGTTCACAAGCCTCGAACGTTTCCTTCCACAGATTTTTCGGTCTGATATCAGTTCCGCTCGTCCTGTTTGCCACATACTGA
- a CDS encoding srs domain-containing protein — MSRAPVGLVAAVLFVSYWNGLWTSAVTGTAIHPQCTIGKTMTTCSCGSSLGVSTGTVGAGGSATLSESSNAITIQCSDAGFEFVPAAENHVCTSSEEEEATPLKTCNDQPNVKTSLIEDFLEHAPDTNPPTWTKTEGNTKENSLTIPQDSFPLIDRSFFAGCLKARDQEECVVKVSVKARTSTVKNGVLTCAYGGESNTSVPEVTLNSENNFLTIQCGSEGVLQPTKDSLTAYHCTGSNTTDCKKVNLTEVMPTFTSSWWTKDEHNSAAPKLVIPEDGFPSQEETIVLGCEQMKPSSARETQGGESTAVELPTCRVKVTLSAETSGSQAPDVSFLGLFVLFLSFIPSVMGAC, encoded by the coding sequence ATGTCCCGAGCTCCGGTTGGGCTAGTGGCTGCCGTTCTTTTTGTATCATACTGGAACGGGCTTTGGACGAGTGCGGTAACAGGAACAGCAATACACCCGCAGTGCACAATAGGGAAGACGATGACCACGTGCAGCTGCGGATCGTCGCTAGGTGTAAGTACAGGAACGGTTGGGGCGGGTGGTAGCGCAACTCTGTCGGAGTCGAGTAATGCAATCACTATTCAGTGTTCCGATGCAGGCTTCGAATTTGTACCTGCCGCTGAAAATCATGTATGCACTTCAAGtgaggaggaggaggcaaCCCCTCTGAAAACGTGCAATGACCAGCCGAATGTAAAAACCTCCCTCATCGAAGATTTTTTGGAGCACGCCCCCGACACGAACCCACCAACGTGGAcgaagacagaaggaaacacgaaGGAAAATTCATTAACCATTCCACAAGATAGTTTCCCGCTGATCGACAGAAGCTTCTTCGCCGGATGCCTAAAAGCAAGAGACCAGGAGGAGTGCGTGGTGAAAGTCAGCGTCAAAGCCAGGACCTCGACAGTGAAGAACGGAGTTCTCACTTGCGCATACGGCGGAGAGAGCAACACGTCTGTTCCAGAAGTAACACTGAATTCCGAGAACAACTTTCTGACTATCCAGTGTGGCAGTGAGGGAGTGTTGCAACCGACCAAGGACTCTTTGACTGCCTACCACTGCACGGGCTCCAATACAACTGACTGCAAGAAGGTGAACCTCACTGAGGTCATGCCGACTTTCACATCCAGCTGGTGGACAAAGGACGAGCATAACTCCGCGGCACCGAAACTGGTGATTCCGGAAGACGGCTTTCCTTCCCAGGAAGAAACGATCGTATTGGGCTGCGAACAAATGAAACCATCAAGTGCAAGGGAAACGCAAGGTGGTGAAAGCACTGCTGTTGAGCTGCCGACATGCAGAGTGAAGGTGACACTCAGTGCCGAGACCTCCGGATCACAGGCCCCGGatgtttctttcctcggaTTGTTTGTTTTGTTTTTGTCTTTCATACCCTCTGTGATGGGCGCATGCTGA
- a CDS encoding srs domain-containing protein yields the protein MGSPNSLSNKPVAAVGLVAACFFVACLSGLSRANAAGTIQAACTHENQMTTCVCSERSVGRKEASGSTDTPTLSESSNGITIVCPASTFEFIPMNASDVCVATTRQNETLLSCKSGHRTPIEDFLIQATQGNVPAWTTPTTPPSNHGHSLILPPETFPLTDKSFFAGCRKSASNNDECVVQVSVKARTSSVNDGVLTCAYGKESNPSVPEVTLDSENNSLTILCGDDGQMEPTQQSLTAYHCAGSNTTDCKKVNLTEVMPTFTSSWWTTDEQKSKAPKLVIPEDGFPSQEETIVLGCKQKVTGTKRDEQDGETTGVELPTCKVKVTLASNTSGSQAPSVSFRGLLVLVFVPLALLGTW from the coding sequence ATGGGGAGCCCGAATTCCCTGTCAAACAAGCCCGTTGCGGCAGTCGGGCTTGTGGCTGCTTGTTTTTTTGTCGCGTGTCTGAGCGGGTTATCGAGGGCTAATGCCGCGGGAACAATAcaagctgcatgcactcacGAGAATCAGATGACCACTTGTGTCTGCTCAGAAAGATCGGTTGGGCGCAAAGAAGCAAGCGGCTCAACGGACACACCAACTTTGTCAGAGTCGAGTAACGGAATCACTATAGTGTGTCCTGCATCGACATTCGAGTTTATACCCATGAATGCGTCAGACGTATGCGTTGCAACAACACGACAAAATGAGACCCTGCTGTCGTGTAAATCAGGGCACAGAACTCCCATTGAAGATTTCCTGATTCAAGCCACCCAGGGCAACGTCCCCGCATGGACCACGCCGACTACACCACCCAGCAATCATGGGCACTCCCTAATCCTTCCCCCAGAGACTTTTCCGTTAACCGACAAaagcttcttcgccggctgCCGAAAAAGCGCAAGCAACAATGACGAGTGTGTGGTGCAAGTAAGTGTCAAGGCCAGGACCTCGTCTGTGAATGACGGTGTCCTCACTTGTGCCTACGGCAAAGAGAGCAACCCATCTGTTCCAGAAGTAACATTGGATTCCGAGAACAACTCGCTGACTATCCTGTGTGGCGATGACGGACAGATGGAGCCGACTCAGCAATCCTTGACTGCCTACCACTGCGCCGGCTCCAACACAACTGACTGCAAGAAGGTGAACCTCACTGAGGTCATGCCGACCTTCACATCCAGCTGGTGGACAACGGACGAGCAGAAGTCCAAGGCACCCAAACTGGTGATTCCGGAAGACGGCTTTCCTTCCCAGGAAGAAACGATTGTGTTGGGTTGCAAGCAGAAGGTCACCGGAACTAAGAGAGATGAGCAAGATGGTGAAACCACAGGTGTGGAGCTGCCGACCTGCAAAGTGAAGGTGACACTGGCTTCGAATACGTCCGGGTCCCAAGCCCCGAGCGTTTCCTTCCGCGGATTGCTTGTGTTGGTCTTTGTTCCCCTTGCTCTTCTTGGCACATGGTGA
- a CDS encoding srs domain-containing protein → MSHVTESNPIAWTQTSGTATDYALTLPPGSFPLVDKSFFAGCRKSASNNDECVVQVSVKARTSTVNDGVLTCAYGTDSNKSVPEVTLNSENNSLTIHCGDEGQMEPPQQSMTPYHCVGSNTDECRIVNLTEIMPAFASSWWTTDTNDGDAPKLVIPEEGFPVLGGTIVLGCNQKNTGGSRDEPGGQATAAALPTCRVKVTLGANTSGSHAPNVSFHRFFGLVSVPLVLFATY, encoded by the coding sequence ATGAGCCACGTTACCGAGAGCAACCCAATAGCGTGGACACAGACATCCGGTACAGCAACAGATTATGCTCTAACATTACCACCAGGCAGTTTCCCTCTTGTCGACAAaagcttcttcgccggctgCCGAAAAAGCGCAAGCAACAATGACGAGTGTGTGGTGCAAGTAAGTGTCAAGGCCAGAACCTCAACCGTGAACGACGGTGTTCTCACTTGCGCCTACGGCACAGACAGCAACAAATCTGTACCGGAAGTAACACTGAACTCCGAGAACAACTCCCTGACCATCCACTGCGGCGATGAGGGACAGATGGAGCCGCCTCAGCAATCTATGACTCCCTACCACTGCGTCGGCTCCAACACAGATGAGTGCAGGATCGTGAACCTGACTGAGATCATGCCGGCCTTCGCATCGAGTTGGTGGACAACGGATACGAACGACGGTGACGCGCCTAAACTCGTGATTCCTGAAGAAGGATTTCCTGTTCTGGGAGGCACGATTGTTCTGGGATGCAACCAAAAGAATACGGGGGGTTCGAGAGATGAGCCAGGTGGTCAAGCCACAGCTGCAGCTCTGCCGACATGCAGAGTGAAGGTGACACTTGGTGCGAATACGTCCGGTTCACACGCCCCAAATGTTTCCTTCCACAGATTCTTCGGTCTGGTATCAGTTCCGCTCGTCCTGTTTGCCACATACTGA
- a CDS encoding srs domain-containing protein → MERPNSLSDKPVPAVGLLAACFFVACLSGLSSANAAGTIQAACTHENQMTTCVCSDNSIDHKEARGSTDTPTLSESSNGITIECPGPPSKYEFVPENVSDVCVATTQTNETLQSCKSVEGTSIENFLIQPTQGNVPAWTTPTTPTSNHGHSLVLPQEAFPLIDKSFFAGCLKKETNNDECVVKVSVKARTSSVNDGVLTCAYGKESNSSVPEVTLNSENNSLTIQCGSEGHMEPTQQSLTAYHCAGSNTTDCKKVNLTEIMPTFTSSWWTTDEQSSRAPKLVIPEDGFPAQEEAIVLGCNQNNNVASRDEEVDGTTAATLPTCRVKVTLSAQTSGSQAPKVSFLGLFVLASIPSVMGAC, encoded by the coding sequence ATGGAACGCCCGAATTCCTTGTCAGACAAGCCCGTTCCGGCAGTCGGGCTTCTGGCTGCTTGTTTTTTTGTCGCGTGTCTGAGCGGGTTATCGAGCGCTAATGCCGCGGGAACAATAcaagctgcatgcactcacGAGAATCAGATGACCACTTGTGTCTGCTCAGACAATTCGATTGATCACAAGGAAGCACGCGGTTCAACGGACACTCCAACTTTGTCAGAGTCGAGTAACGGAATCACGATAGAGTGTCCTGGTCCTCCATCGAAATACGAGTTTGTGCCCGAGAATGTGTCGGACGTATGCGTTGCAACAACACAAACAAATGAGACCCTGCAGTCGTGTAAATCCGTTGAGGGAACTTCCATTGAAAATTTCCTGATTCAACCCACCCAGGGCAACGTCCCCGCATGGACCACGCCGACTACCCCAACCAGCAATCATGGTCACTCCCTAGTCCTTCCCCAAGAGGCTTTCCCGTTGATCGACAAaagcttcttcgccggctgCCTAAAAAAAGAAACCAACAACGACGAGTGCGTGGTGAAAGTAAGCGTCAAGGCCAGGACCTCGTCTGTGAATGACGGTGTCCTCACTTGTGCCTACGGCAAAGAGAGCAACTCATCTGTTCCAGAAGTAACACTGAATTCCGAGAACAACTCGCTGACTATCCAGTGCGGTAGTGAGGGACATATGGAGCCGACTCAGCAATCCTTGACTGCCTACCACTGCGCCGGCTCCAACACAACTGACTGCAAGAAGGTGAACCTGACTGAGATCATGCCGACCTTCACATCCAGCTGGTGGACAACGGATGAGCAGAGCAGTAGGGCACCCAAACTGGTGATTCCGGAAGATGGGTTTCCTGCTCAGGAAGAAGCGATTGTGTTGGGTTGCAACCAAAACAACAACGTTGCCTCGAGGGATGAGGAGGTTGATGGAACCACAGCTGCAACGCTGCCGACATGCAGAGTGAAGGTGACACTCAGTGCCCAGACCTCAGGTTCACAGGCCCCAAAAGTTTCCTTCCTCGGATTGTTCGTGTTGGCTTCCATTCCCTCTGTCATGGGCGCATGCTGA
- a CDS encoding srs domain-containing protein encodes MERRTFLSLRSVAPVIGLVAAVLFVSCSSGLWRSEAAGTLITPQCDKNEEMTTCTCGWEASSNGGADGKGSSATLSESSTGITIQCPRTGFDFVPSDGKYVCAGEEAEGPLKACRAGAGKKPPITDFMSHVTESDLLAWTEASGTTKDYSLTSPPGSFPLNDKSFFAGCVETGQDNGNPKQCLVTVSVTARTSSVKLTVLGEQEVLAA; translated from the coding sequence ATGGAGCGTCGCACGTTCCTGTCACTCCGGTCAGTGGCACCAGTGATAGGGCTTGTGGCTGCGGTTCTGTTCGTCTCATGCTCGAGCGGCCTATGGAGGAGTGAAGCAGCCGGAACACTAATAACACCACAATGTGATAAAAATGAGGAGATGACCACTTGTACCTGCGGATGGGAGGCAAGTTCAAACGGAGGAGCAGACGGAAAGGGTAGCAGCGCAACTCTGTCTGAATCGAGCACTGGAATCACTATTCAGTGTCCCCGAACAGGCTTCGATTTTGTGCCCTCCGACGGAAAGTACGTAtgcgctggagaagaagcggaggggCCTCTGAAAGCATGTCGAGCTGGTGCTGGCAAGAAACCTCCCATCACGGATTTCATGAGCCACGTTACCGAGAGCGACCTACTAGCGTGGACAGAGGCATCCGGTACAACAAAGGATTATTCTCTAACATCACCGCCAGGTAGTTTCCCTCTTAACGACAAAAGCTTCTTCGCTGGCTGCGTGGAAACAGGTCAAGACAACGGTAACCCCAAGCAGTGCTTGGTGACAGTAAGCGTCACGGCCAGGACCTCATCCGTGAAATTGACAGTCTTAGGCGAACAAGAAGTTTTGGCAGCTTAG